acgtgggtctttagctgttttttgaaaatagtgacacATTCTGAGGTCCAGATTGAGTTTGGAAgatcattccaccactgaggaacagttattTTGAAgattcttgaaagggaccttgagtcacactgagtaggtactactaatcgtcggtcgttaaccgattgaagattgcatgagggaacctaagccttcaggagagtgttgaggtagggcggtgctgttccagacaaggtcttgtatgtgagcatcaaggccttgaatttgacccgggcggctacaggaagccagtgaatggagatgaagaggggtgtgacatgggttcttttgggctggttgaagatgaggcgcgcttctgcattctgaatcatctgaaggagTTTGATGGTGCTGGCTGGAAGGCCTGAGAGTAGTGTGCTGCAGTAGTCCAGTTCTTTTTTGAGTATAAAATTGTAATGAGTTAAAGACAATAAGATCtccacattttatatattacactGAACAGGTGATGGAGATGTAAAAGTGTCAGTGTTCCAGAGCGGCGTGTCGGACTCGGTTCCTGCAGGAGAGTCAGTGACTCTGCAGTGCTCGGTTCTCTCTGAGAGCAGATCAGCAGAACTCCAAGTGCTCTGGTTCAGAGCTGCCCCACCACAACCCCGTCCtcaaatcatttacactcatcACAACAGCAGCCATCAGTGTGAGAGCGGctcttctacacacacctgtgtgtacaaCTTCTCCAAGAACATCCTCAGCCTCAATGATACTGGAACTTACTACTGCGCTGTGGCCGTGTGTGGGAAGATCATTTTTGGGAACGGGACACGAGTACAACTGGATGCGAACAAATTCAATAAAGAGTGTTTCAGTAGGTATTTAATTATAGTTTGTATCTGTTTACTTGGCTTTAGTTGTAAATATTTAGAATATTACCATGATTCTTCAGTGTgcactatttatatatttttctacaGAGGGATCTGATTCTGTAGTGATCTCCCTTGCTGTAGCgttggcagtgtgtgtggtggtgatTTTTGCTCAAGTTATTTTCagctgtaaaaaacaaaacacgagTAAGTCTTTATTGGTTTGTGgagtaaaaattaaaaaattgatCTCTTTGTAATAAATTCACcttaacacatacagtataaaatgataaaacataATCCCACTGATTAAATCAATTTGGGACAAACTCTTTAATTCTGTGGCTTTGTGCTGTGTATTAACTAATGTATAAAAATGAGTGCAAATGCAAGTACCTTAGCACAGATCCAATCATAAACGCTATTCTTTCTTCTACAGAAAAACTACCACAAGGTGCTCTGAAAGTGAAAACACACAATCAGGTAGCTAATCAGGAACTGTGTATACACATAGCTGCAAAAATGTATGCTAATTGTCTTATTTGTGATCAATTCCTCATATCCGTTCCTGCAGGCCCGTGATGCCGTGGAGATGAATTATGCTGCCCTAAATTTCAGTGAGAGGAAAACTAACAGCGGAAGAGCCAAAAAAAGACAACCTCAAGATACTGTTTATTCTGAAGTGATACACACTCCTGTTACTTAGATTACTGTTAGCACTCTCATTATAATTGTCTGCTCAATCAATCTTTTTACATTGATTTGGCTTAAACATTGTCATATACACTCTATTCTCTCAAGTGGTGAGAAAGCATAATCCTGAGCTTCACATGTTACAGGCCTGACttgcttgaaagttttgaaGAAAACATTGAGTAgcaattataaacgagaaaacTAATCATTATGAATGATGCTGCTATAATAGAATAATGATGACTGAAGGTAATTTTTAAACATATGTACAGTTATAAAGTCAAACAAGTGGTGTGGTCTGTTTAATTATGAGAGTGTATAACACTCTTGTTTTTACTATGCAACATCTGATAAATCTCAGATTATATAAACTTTGGTCAAGCTGTAGCTTTCCATAAGCATGTTGTAATAGTTCAATGTAGAGGTTATAAAGCATGTGCTAGAGTCTCCGTGTCATGGTGTAGTTGCATATGACATCATTTTAGAGATGTTATTCATGGAAGTATCAAAAGACAAACCAGAGGGGTTGCAGCAAtcttttattacacataatggctaataatgtgaaattttattgttgtttctaTTAATTTATGCTTAATCTAAACTTAATCGTGAATGTCTAAAGAGCTGTATATAAAGTGTGAACAAAAAGGAGCCTAAAAcagagccttgtgggacaccataCGGCAGGTTTTCTGGTTCTGAAGAATTTCCATTTATGCTAACAAACTGGTGATTGTCTATTAAGTAATATCTAAACCAGGCACTGGTTTAAACTAGATTAGACTGCTTTAGACTGGCACTGGATTTACTGCCCTGTCTAAACTgaacattttcatattttatgaaACATATTTCATTTTGAATTCCAGGTCTTTAAGGTCAAAGTAATCAGTAAGGCACATTAATGACGTGACAATGATTAACGAATGAACTATACATATCTGAGAATGGCTACAAGTCACGAGAAGAATCTCAATCAATTCAGATAGATATGGAGTTAATGCTGGCTAGCTAACAGCAGTAAGCATTAGCTTGATACGTTGTTCAAAAATCATTGCGATAATGTTAACGTACCTTCTTAGCATATTAGCAAtgataaaatgtatattatagtAGTTGTGCTACTCAATCAATATTAACATGAAAGTCAATGTTTTGTCCAAAGGggtggataataataataataataataataataataataataataataataataataataataataataatgactggCCTAAAACACCCATTATCGTCATTTTAAAAGGAGGGAAACAGTGTGATGTGTTTACGTAGCCATTTCAATTTAATAATGTACTGAATGAAATAATGGCATGCCTTGTGGTATTAACCTACTCATGGATATAGGATGATGGCTAAAACGTTGATCAGATCTGCTCAGGAGCAAGGTTATCCACTGTAAATAAGATTAGtttgcgtgtatatatatatatatatatatatatatatatatatatatatatatatatatatatatatagagagagagagagagagagagagagagagagagagaacaatttCTAATTCTAcgtcatataaaatatatattttacttttagtATACACCCTCTCTTTAAGCTTTCCATACTAGCTGTATTTTAATCCCATCTCAGTCATATTTGATTTGTCATAAGGTTGCAAATGTAACGCTCATACTCTGAAATCAAAACAATTCTAAAATGGATTTCTATTTTGTACTGACTTCTGGTGGACAAACTGTGTTACAAACCTCTGAACATGAGGGCGGGATGGAAATTTAAAGTGAACTCATGATCTGTAGCAGCCAATGAGGTGAATGACTTCAACACAATATACTTGTGCTTTTGTCGGAGAGCTCACTTCAAGCATCATGTTGTCTATTAAGATGTCTCCAGCCTTGATTCTTCTTTTATCTCTCTACAGGATATGTAAgtttcacaaacttttgttaaaaaaacaaaacaaaacaagcaaacaaaaaaaacaacctcataGAGTTGTTATCTTCTCATGTCTCATTACATCTAGCTTCAACTTATTTTCTAGCTCCAGCCCAAGCGGTGAATTTTTACAAACCATCACTTGTCTCTGTGAAGTCTGGAGAACGTGTTACTCTTAACTGCACATTTCTGGACAGCAGCAGATCAGATCATATTGTTTGGTACAGACAAAGAACTGGGGAGATTCCTCAGAAACTCTGGAAAAGGCTTTCACACCTGGATGCAAAAATTTCACCTCAGTTCAACAGCTCAGGAGTGAAAGTGGAGAGAATTAATAATGGGATTTCTATGACGATACCACATGCAAAAAAAGATGACGAAGGACTTTACTTCTGTGGACTGTCTAACTGGGAGAATGTACATTTTTTCAATGGAACATTCTTGGCTGTAACAGGTAATTATCCAATCAAAGCTGTACAAAGATATGCACATAATTACAATAGGTTTATGCTGAaaagtgatttattattattttgcaacGAATAGCCGTTTCTTGAAGAACGCTAGGTCTGAGTTAATGACTATACACAGCAGAtatgtatatttacagtatgtattccacagcactgttgaattcttaattctgattggtcagaaagtattgattaattttctatacagACAATAGTTGCAGTTGTTTTATGTCAATGCTCTCATTTTAATACATAATAGTTTCTACATTAACAACTTACAAAATGGTATGGTGGACACTCCATGCAACCAGATGaatttgtaaaaatgtgtataacTACTTACATGGTatagttttctgtaaggagaaaatGTTATTTGACaatttgtaacactcagaaataaagctacactgtaaaaccggataagttcatttcactcaaaaaatttgaggaaactcattacctcaaaatttttaagttgataaatcaatttctttaagccaaatacacttaaatataacaaaattttcactcaaacttgttatatttaagtgtatttggcttaaagaaattgatttatcaacttaaaaattttgaggtcatgagtttcctcaaattttttgagttaaatgaacttatccggttttacagtgaatATCTAAGTGTTTTAATAAAGGAAAATCTTCAGGTGACATGACGAGctcctttttttgttcattaattCGGAGAGAtaaaaactgtttatagctgcaataATGCAAGTGATAACGGGAATTATTTCCTTCAACAACATTAAAGATATctataagtggataaaaagcatgaaatttaataaaccattttttttatcattggcaaattgctgtgttatACAAGGAATAAACACTGGAAGacatgctgttgtagaaaaagaatcaacttAAGCGTCATAACAGTAACCCTGCTATAACACCACCCATCGTTGAATactttcctataaaagcacattCTCAAGTGTTTTCATCCTTACACTGTCCATATCACACTGAACAGGTGATGGAGATGTAAAAGTGTCAGTGTTCCAGAGCGGCGTGTCGGACTCGGTTCCTGCAGGAGCGTCAGTGACTCTGCAGTGTTCGGTTCTCTCTGAGAGCAGATCAGCAGAACTCCAAGTGCTCTGGTTCAGAGCTGCTCCACCACAATCCCATCCtcaaatcatttacactcatcACAACAGCAGCCATCAGTGTGAGAGCGGctcttctacacacacctgtgtgtacaaCTTCTCCAAGAACATCCTCAGCCTCAATGATACTGGAACTTACTACTGCGCTGTGGCCATGTGTGGGAAGATCATTTTTGGGAACGGGACACGAGTACAGTTGGGTAAgaacacattcactcactaatGTTAGGTTTTACCCTCTCATTGGTCTTACTAAATTATATTCTTGTCCCATGACAGAGTCAGTAGATCCAGTACTGATCTGCCTTGCCGTAGctttgggagtgtgtgtggttgtgatcTTTGTTCAAGTCGTGTTCAACTACAAAAGGAGAAACTCTAAACTATGCAGTGGTAAGTCTACAATTAAGGATGGAGTTAATTTGATAATATACACAATTATTAAACAGTAATATGTATTATTTCATCTGGCTATAtctatacacttttttttttattaaataaaggaaGACTTTTACCTGAGGCATTaccttaaataataaaacatacatttcacaTACATTATTTCCACATGATTGATTTTcatatttgtaatgtaaaatacatttcacCATGTTAATCAGACCttgacaataaaaacaaattgacTACATTTGAAAAGCTACTGTAGATGTGACAAATGTGTGAAACTGACTGACACACGTGTCTAAAAACCACTTGTGGATTATTCACATGTAAAGTTTATAtcttttacagttacatttatataacacttttctaggcactcgAAGTGCTTTACATTATTTGgaggggatctcctcaaccaccactagtgtgtagcatccacctggatgatgtgacggcagccatagtgctccagaactcgcaccacacaccagctactgtattagtggagaggagagagtgatgtagctaaattagagatggggattattagggggccatgatagagaaggaccAAATCGGAATTTCTCCAGGACACCGTGGTTATACCCCTAATCTTTTACCATAAGTGTCccgggatttttaatgaccacagagagtcaggacctcggtttaacgtctcatccgaaagacggtgctgtttttacagtatcgtgtccccgtcactatactggggcattaagCCCACACAGACCCCAGGGTGatcgccccctgctggcctcactaataccacatCCAGCAGAAACCTAAGTTTTCCCCAGTAGGTCTACCTTCCAGGTACTGGCTAGGCTCAATCCTGCTTAGCTTTAGTtggaaaccaggcaagaacttCAGGGAAATACGACTCTAGCATGCGAGCGGCCATATAATATTTCTGTTCatctattttcttttctctacAGTAAGACTTCAAGATTTTGTCATAGAAAATATTCCCAATAAGGTAACTAATCTTAAATCTTATATAGTGTACATAGGCTACTGTTACTATTTAAAagctactgaattactgaaccaCTGTTTTACTGAAACTTTATGCTCTGTGCTCCTACAGAGTGATGATGCAGCGGATCTCAATTATGCTGCCTTACATTTCaatcagagaaaaacaaaaaggccGAGAAAGAAGAAAGCTCAACCTCAAGATTGTGTGTATTCTGAAGTGATAAAGTCATCAGCTACATAGATCATATATTTAAGATCTCAGCTCATATCTTCTCAGATGTTTTCTGTTTGATACTTTTCTCAGAGGTAAAGTGTATCATGGATGAGTGTGGTCAATATTTTCATGTTGATTTAGCAGGAAATGTTCAAAGCAAATTACTGAAAGTTGCCCGATTACTTTCTGGGAAATGCTGCTTCTCTCAGAGAGTGATGTGATGTTAGAGATTAAGTGTAAGTAATAAAGTGTTGGCTATGGgtgaggagtaaaaaaaaatgtattaacaaTAATCATACAATAAAATGAACATCCTGCAAGTTAAAACTTTCATCTTTTGCACAACCATGCTGGTTTCACGGCTATCTCAGAAAACTAACATCAGAAATGATCTAAAATttgattttttcttctctgtagTTTGGTCCTGAATGATTGCTTGTCTCTCATGCTGTTTCATGAATACTAGTATAACGGCAAATCATTCATTGTTGGTAAAGCCCCTGTAAACCTTTCATGTTGTGTTATCTGCTTTGTGGCTGTAAGTAGAAGCGTCCTATGGTTTGAGGCTGAGGGCAGATGGAGATCCTTCTGAAGTATGAGAATGGAGAGGTTGAGATGAAAGCCTCTACCATCTCACACACAGATGTACCCTTTACACAGAAACTATTAAAATTGTTTGGTCTCATATGTTTGTCATATGATTGTTTGGTAACAAATGCTGGCATGTCAGGCTCGTATGCTGAGTCACAGCATTCAACATGGtgcagctagctagctaaaacacATAGCTTTGAACCTGCAATGTAAAAAAGACAACAAGATAAAAGGAGTagacaatatttaaaaattaaagtaaaaaaattgTTGGTATTATTCAAGTATTCCAATCATCACAATGCCTTCTAAGGTTGAAGAAAATCATGTTGTACATAATCTGTAtttctatatacatatactagATTCTACTACTTACAGCTCTTATCCATAAAGACCAAGATTTTCCAAACACTAATTGGTTATCTTCACAATTCTGGGATTTTAGGCTACATGCAGcagcaaaaacacaacaatggCTGAGTCTATGAATAATAGTTCATGCAACTCATTCAGTGTGTTAAATTTCAgtcatcttgtttttttttaatcctgaaaAGTTGATGGTATCTGAGAGGTCAAGAGCTCAGAGGGCAGATATTCATTCtaaggaattttttttgttcactttAGCACTATGGTCTATGACTAAGCGTTCATAAACTGATCTAAAGAAGCTAATCGAACAGACTGACAAAGTAAACTAATCACTGCGAGTGTTGGTTCAGCGAACCGTCCAAGCTAACACAACCATCTAATATTCGCAAAtagattatattatcagtgatGTAATTTAACTCACTGCTTCATCTATGCGCTGttttatcattctttatcatTACAGTTTGGCAAATTGGAAcatattttcatataaataaataaataaatgtcattgaGGATGAAAGCAAAAGGTTTACGTGTAAAttcacgcaaaaaaaaaaataatctgtaaCAGGACTTGTGATAATCTACATATTCATCACCATATTCTACTAAATGAACGAACACATTAGACTATCGAATGAACATGTTGGCCTGATTAACTTCCAGTTCATCTCTCACAGCAATAACAATGTttataaaatgttcaaaatttTCCAAATTCATAATCAAAATTCAGTATGAACAGATTAAGTAAAATTACAATCTGTAAAATTAATGGTGTGTGTAAACCTAAATTCTACACCTCTAAGGTAAACATCCatctgggttgttttttttttcttcctgtttgtACCTCTGACTTCTGGTGGTTAAAGGTTACACAGCGTGTCAGTGGAAATTTTACATGAAGCTGTGACGTGACAGCCAGTGAGGATAAAAGGAGTTTGAGCTAAAGGTGTTTAGTGCCTTTGGCATTAGAACATTTGAACGTTCGTTGGCTGTTTTAGTCGTGAGCATGGCTCTAGTCTGGATTCTCATTTTCGCGCTCTACAAAACGTGTaagtaatatatacacacacaagtttcATACACGCATTTAATCTGACATTTCTTTTCATTGTTACacatttgtttccttttttagtaattaattaattattaaggCTGTAATTAAGGTATATTAAGGTTGTAATTAACACCTGGttgctttattgtttttttatttttcttgttgtAACATCTTAACATTTTATTCACTGATTTGTGctttgattatttaaaattaaattactcatatatatatatatatatatatatatatatatatatatatatatatatatatatatatatatatatatatatatatatatatacacacacacacacacacacacacacatatatataatctaaTCGTATATGCATAatattctttgttttttaaatttctttaaacagattttgaCTCAAAATCAAGCATGCTTACAAGAATATTCTTCATTTACTTCTTATATAATTACTTTAGATTGAACTCTTTTTTTATAGATTCATCACAATCTGTGGATTTTGATGAAACGGTCTCACTTGTCTCTGCTGATCTCGGTCACGCTGTGAGTCTTCAGTGCACACTTGGAGAAAAGTCCAGAAATAATCTTATACTTTGGTATCAGCAAAAACTAGGAGGGATTCCTCAGGCGATCGGGATGATCGGAATGTTGATGGCTAAAATAATTTTACCACCATTCAAAAAGACTGTGTTTCAACTAGGCATAACTGAAAATAACATTTCTCTGAATATTCTACATGTTACTAAAGATGATGAAGCGATGTACTTCTGTGGAATGGCTCGAGTGAATGTTATTGAGTTTTCTAGTGGAATATTTTTATCTGTAAGAGGTAAAACCTACTTTATCAATAtactctgatttttttttattttttatttctatgaaATTTAcctcattgttttaaaaatattgttatAATATATTGTTACTTTATACGCATTacattttctaatattaatCAATACAGCAATGTTCATGAACCGACTGTATTTATAGTTGTAGTTAACTAGTCCCAGAATATTATAAATCTTCTGCATTAGCAAATTTAAAGTGCTTCTATTATTATGAACAGATAAAGCACATCTGGACGTCTCAGTGTTCCAGAGCGGCGTGTCGGACTCGGTTCCTGCAGGAGCGTCAGTGACTCTGCAGTGTTCGGTTCTCTCTGAGAGCAGATCAGCAGAACTCCAAGTGCTCTGGTTCAGAGCTGCTCCACCACAATCCCATCCtcaaatcatttacactcatcACAACAGCAGCCATCAGTGTGAGAGCGGctcttctacacacacctgtgtgtacaaCTTCTCCAAGAACATCCTCAGCCTCAGTGATACTGGAACTTACTACTGCG
The window above is part of the Ictalurus punctatus breed USDA103 chromosome 8, Coco_2.0, whole genome shotgun sequence genome. Proteins encoded here:
- the LOC108268753 gene encoding uncharacterized protein LOC108268753 isoform X1, whose amino-acid sequence is MALVWILIFALYKTYSSQSVDFDETVSLVSADLGHAVSLQCTLGEKSRNNLILWYQQKLGGIPQAIGMIGMLMAKIILPPFKKTVFQLGITENNISLNILHVTKDDEAMYFCGMARVNVIEFSSGIFLSVRDKAHLDVSVFQSGVSDSVPAGASVTLQCSVLSESRSAELQVLWFRAAPPQSHPQIIYTHHNSSHQCESGSSTHTCVYNFSKNILSLSDTGTYYCAVAVCGKIIFGNGTRVQLEKSANPFLIILSTSLGVCGILITAQAIFICKRTHYKYHSGPEKENATDQSCNVELNYAALHFNKKKAKSGRRKSKQPQDTVYSEVRRFTVTD
- the LOC108268720 gene encoding uncharacterized protein LOC108268720 translates to MAKTLIRSAQEQGYPLQANKKNNLIELLSSHVSLHLASTYFLAPAQAVNFYKPSLVSVKSGERVTLNCTFLDSSRSDHIVWYRQRTGEIPQKLWKRLSHLDAKISPQFNSSGVKVERINNGISMTIPHAKKDDEGLYFCGLSNWENVHFFNGTFLAVTGDGDVKVSVFQSGVSDSVPAGASVTLQCSVLSESRSAELQVLWFRAAPPQSHPQIIYTHHNSSHQCESGSSTHTCVYNFSKNILSLNDTGTYYCAVAMCGKIIFGNGTRVQLESVDPVLICLAVALGVCVVVIFVQVVFNYKRRNSKLCSVRLQDFVIENIPNKSDDAADLNYAALHFNQRKTKRPRKKKAQPQDCVYSEVIKSSAT
- the LOC108268734 gene encoding uncharacterized protein LOC108268734; protein product: MSFMKMAPLWILVSSLNIIFPAQAEDFTHPSFVSVKPGERVTLNCTFHDKYSKELIVWYKQQFGDMPREVRKMRAYINTEPGISSEFKVEDIMNGISLTILQTKKTDEGLYFCGIYTWGKFTFSNGTFIAVTGDGDVKVSVFQSGVSDSVPAGESVTLQCSVLSESRSAELQVLWFRAAPPQPRPQIIYTHHNSSHQCESGSSTHTCVYNFSKNILSLNDTGTYYCAVAVCGKIIFGNGTRVQLDANKFNKECFKGSDSVVISLAVALAVCVVVIFAQVIFSCKKQNTKKLPQGALKVKTHNQARDAVEMNYAALNFSERKTNSGRAKKRQPQDTVYSEVIHTPVT